Part of the Benincasa hispida cultivar B227 chromosome 11, ASM972705v1, whole genome shotgun sequence genome, ttaattagttttcttttcttattatttaattctttttcttttccgaAAAAAAGAAGGTTTATTATAGAGGTGATCATTTAAatcgaaaaaataaaattgaattgaatcgAATAATACTAGAAACCGAATTATGCAATTCGGTGCGATTTGGTATAATTTCCAAACCAATTTAGCGGTTCGGTTCAGTTTCAAAACtgaaaaccaaattgaaaccgaatcgaaccgctttctaaatatatatgtatatatatatttcatcaGATACAATAATAACAAGACTAGTCCCAAATTTTAACCAGAAACCAATATGCACACTTTTACAAGTGATTGAGAGATCCATTTCCACAAGTGAAAGTCAATACATACAATACATTTAATCATGAATTCAAATAAATGGCAAAAATATGGATAAATTGCAACTACCACAATGCAAAAACCACAATGAAAATATGGTGGTAGTTACAATTATATCCTCAAATTTTTCATTGTAAAAATTGAGCCCTCAAAATCATATAGGTGTCATCAAAATTGACCTCTCAAACTTACAAAATGGTAGAAATTATAACAATTGTTTGTATAAGTTTGGAGTTCCAACTTTTATCATTTAGGGGTCAAATTTCTAAGTTTGAGAGTCTAGTTTTAACATGTGTAGAAGTTTGAGGGTCCAATTTTTACATTTGAAAGTTTGAAgtgtaatttaaaataattcacAGGATGTAAAAGAGGAACCAATTACCATTGCCTTTCAGGGGATAATTTAGTTGGACTACCAAATTCAATTGGCAATTCTTTCCAGTGCAAACTTGGCTCCCAATCTGCCTCTTCCAAAACCTTCAAAATTTCCTCTGCAACTATCTGACTTCCTTCTGCTGTTAAATGAATCCCATCTCTGAAATTAACAACAAACAACAGATTCAATCTCCATTGAAAAAGACCAAAGATTCATAAGCCATTTAATGCTATATGAACTAGTTACTATTACTAACGTGAAGCAAGAAGTGAGCCAGTCATCTCTTTTCTGAATTGCAGACCAAACATCTATGCATTTCACGTCAATCTTCTTACAAAGTTCTTTACAGGCCTCGGCATATTTACGACAGGACTCCAACGTTCGACATTCAGCGTGCTCCTCACTGGTTCAATCAGGAAACAAAATAACATTTTCCGGTTGAAACAAAACAAGGGGAGAAACAGACAGCATAGCATGTTCATAATCAATATAAGCACCTCAGTTTTTCTTTAATTAGAGCATAGCTCACGGGCGGAGCTGTGAGGAAGATGACTCGGGTTTTCTCTGAGAGGCTCTGATGAATGTTTGAGACAAataagcaaaagaaaaaaagaaagctcATTGATGCAAAAATTAAGAGTGTATGTGTTAGCAATTCACCTTGAGATGAATGGCTATCTTCTTCATGTTCTCAACATATTCAGGAAGTGGCACAAAAGAGGTCTGGGAAGAAGGGAAAGGAAGCACAGCATCATTGCCACCAAAGTAGACTATCACTAACGAAGGTTGAATGGCACTGTCCTGAGTGGCAACATATCTTAAAAAACATTAGCTTCAAtgtatccacccaactagagcctatttggattgactagagaaaaaatatttttcgaaAGTCGATTTTATTTGAACTCCTTTTGAATGGTTGAgattgttgaaacatgttttgTTAAGAATGTTTATGTACAAAAAACATCAACATGATCTTGAGTTTAGATTTTGATTTAGCATAGTATCAAAACAAAAGGTAGTGTATTTAAATTTTGGTATTTTCACTTCAAAACATTATTCAACAGTGAATATGAACTACTATTCAAGGTGACTGTCATAAATAGGCAAATATTCATTTTAAgacattttgcaaaaaaaaGCTATTCAGTTAGTTTACTGTATCCTCGAATTAAAGCTTGAGAAACATTATGAGAACAATAACAGCAGTGTACCTTTGGAAAGACATGATGCAGAACCCGTAGAGCCTGTCTAGAATTCCAACCACTATATCCGCGTAGCAAGATATCTGCCTGTGGAGTTGCAAAGAAACTTAGgaaaccaataaacatacatgATCCCACACATTAAGCTCTTAGAACGgatcaaaatcactccaaaacactcatttaattgttaaaaaccCAATTTTAATGATATGAAAATCAGGttttaaatgattttgaatgattaaattcatattttagagtgattttgaatattaccaaaaaaaaaaaaaagtgattctAACCATTCTAAGATCAATATCAAACATACCCTTAGTCTATTTTGGTCCTGTATTATCAAAATAGTAGCCACTCTAAGTATATATACTAAAATTGACAGAACACTAAGTACAGTACATGAAGTGAAGATTTAAACCAAATTCATAAACGAAATTCCAACGAAGAAACCGTTGGTGGATGGTACTCCTCAACCACACCATTTTCGATAAACAAACTTAATTGAAACAAGAAGAACTCGATCGAGAATAAGcatgaaaacaagaaataactAAGAATCTTGAGAAAGAGACTAAGAAGAAATACCTTACGGGCGTATAAATCAGCAAGAATCGAACCCCATCCGCCATCGCCAAAGCTCAATTGAACGATGGAAGAACCAAATAGCACAAAAAGAGGTCTCGCCGGCCCTACCATTTTCGCAAATCCAGGCCCGACTGAAGCAAACGATGATTAActaaaaattaagcataaagaaaaatcaatagtAATTCAATACAGAAATATAAGAAATAAGGCTAATCGAATAGAGATTATTAGAGATCAGAGAAATGAATCAAATACTGTTGATCTGACTCCAACGATACGCCTTTATCCACTGCTGTAGAAGAAAATAGTCTCTCACAGCTTCAATTCTCGTTTGTTTGGTGGACCCTAGTAGATTCATTCCCCACCCAATTTATAGCAAAATTATTCAACCAAATGTCACAATATGACTGCTTCTTAGTATTTGTTGGATTAGTTTCCAAAAATGTGTATGTTTTTCCGGGCGTTGCTTATTATAGTCCATGTAGAGGATAAATTAGAAAGTAATCAACGGAAAGATTTCAAATAGTTTTACTTTACATaattgtaggttataaatagtTGCAAACGCTATCATTATACTTAGAGCCCTAAATATGAAGTTGAACTATAATAATCCACTCCACCAACTTCAAGTTGAGGTGACAAAAATGGTAATCTTTCTTTTCAGGTATAGACTGTAGGTTCCTCTTTCGACGAACCCTCAATGAAAGGGATTAGGCAATACCATAGTATAACTTCTTTCTTTTAGTCTCCAGCTCGTACAGATAAATAGTGAAGAGGATAACTGGGAAGAATTCTCTCACCTATTCTTCGAATTAATGTTTTTGTCACCTAAGTCTTTCGAGTGCTTTCCTTGTCTGTCATTTTTGTCTGGTTGGTTTTTCTGTTCTCACATATGAAAGGGGCTGTATAAGTCTTGATCATGTGGTTGGGGTATCAATCTGTAGTTACTGTATATGCGACTGAAACACCCAGGTATATCTGCTATGTATGGCTCATTGGCTAAGGCTGGCTTAAATGGGCTTGACTTAGATGACTTAATAGATGACTTAATCTGCATAATCTACTGAATCTAGTTAATAGATGGTTAATCTACGTAATCTACTTAATATAGATGTATTTATATGCTTATTTATAGCAGTTGAATATGATGCTATGGAGGTTGTAAATTTAGTTAACAACTGTTTGTCGAACTTATTCTAAGTGAAGCATGCAGTTGATGAAACTAGTGTTTGGCTAGGCAGTTGGAAATTGTATTCGTCTCTTTCTTGTCCTCGTGTTCAAAATTTGGTTGCTCACTCTATTGGTTGTTGCTactcgttttttttttccaaacaaaAAATCAAGTAACTTAAATAACTACTATTAAAAATCTTTGATTTAAAGAGTTAAATTTCTCACTAATTTTAATTGACAATTtaaaaatcattcaaattttctaAACAGAATAATTACCTAataaattatacatatatatatatatataatctaaatttaaatgtttaactcaaacatattcattacgtcagtattaaacaataaaacctaaattttaaacataatacttatattaaggTGTAAAAAAAGTCGAAAAACCAAACCAATCCAAACCGATCCAATGATTTGGTTTGATATTTTATActtataaaattggatatatTGGTTTGTATTTGGAGAACGCAAAAAAATATTGGTTTGAATCAATTTTCGatttgaaaaatcaatcaaaaccGAACCAAACCTATGTACCCTTAAGAATAAACTCTAACATAATTTgtcttttagtattttaattattatggtgcacaaatatttgttgtttagaaaaaaaaaaaaaaagaccaattattatttgtatgttttattttatttaaaagagtactaaaaaaaaaacaaaaatgaaaattttcaatctataagaaaaaagaaatagaccaaattctaatttaaaattaacaaaaggaaCCATTCAAAACAAAGtagaagtaaaaataaaaatttgacaaaaaaaaaaaaagagaatatacCAAAAATCAAGAAccaaaccaaataaaaatcaaCCCATTAGTTTTATTCTTTATTGGATATCGGAttcgggttttttttttaataaaaaaaaaaaaccattcgTTTGGCTTGGTTCTTGGTTAGCCTCAAAATCGACAAAACTTAACTAACTACCACCCCTAGCCtacatcataataataataataattatactaaaTTAAAAAGGGTCAAACAAGGTAGGGATAAAGATTAATGGATCCATGTTTAGCTTATAGGAAAATTTTTCCCATTTCCTCTCCTATTTTCAATTCCCACCAAAAGGGGAATCTCCATCCTGTTAAAAGTTGGCTCTTGTGGGCAAAATATGAACACTTCTAATCACGATAAGTGGAGAATCAGACCATAGTCTTTTTAGAAAGGtaattgggtgtcttatccaTACACACTTGCCTttcaaaattgtatttaataggtgaatttgaaatttatattttatataatgttgaacaattcaaaccgTTAAAGTGAGTAAAGCTTAGCGATAATGAACATGTACTACCTTCCTTAAAATTTGAGATTCAAATCCTCCATACTCCAATTTGTTATgctacactacaagaattttggcctttaatgtcggttgaaaaaagtgaaatcggatgtataatg contains:
- the LOC120090044 gene encoding GDSL esterase/lipase CPRD49-like codes for the protein MVGPARPLFVLFGSSIVQLSFGDGGWGSILADLYARKADILLRGYSGWNSRQALRVLHHVFPKDSAIQPSLVIVYFGGNDAVLPFPSSQTSFVPLPEYVENMKKIAIHLKSLSEKTRVIFLTAPPVSYALIKEKLSEEHAECRTLESCRKYAEACKELCKKIDVKCIDVWSAIQKRDDWLTSCFTDGIHLTAEGSQIVAEEILKVLEEADWEPSLHWKELPIEFGSPTKLSPERQW